Proteins encoded together in one Cicer arietinum cultivar CDC Frontier isolate Library 1 chromosome 4, Cicar.CDCFrontier_v2.0, whole genome shotgun sequence window:
- the LOC101496311 gene encoding actin-depolymerizing factor 7, with protein MANAASGMAVNDECKLKFLELKAKRNYRFIVFKIENQEVVVEKLGGPEETYEDFNASLPSDECRYAVFDFDFTTNENCQKSKIFFIAWSPDISKVRHKMVYASTKDRFKRELDGIQVELQATDPSEMSFDIIKARAL; from the exons ATG gCAAACGCAGCATCTGGAATGGCTGTTAATGATGAATGTAAATTGAAGTTCCTAGAGTTAAAAGCAAAGAGGAACTATCGTTTCATTGTGTTTAAGATTGAGAATCAGGAAGTGGTAGTAGAGAAACTTGGAGGTCCAGAAGAAACTTATGAAGACTTTAATGCTTCTCTCCCTTCAGATGAATGTCGTTATGCTGTctttgattttgatttcaccACTAATGAAAACTGCCAGAAAAGCAAGATTTTCTTCATTGCATG GTCTCCAGATATATCAAAGGTGAGACATAAGATGGTATATGCTAGCACCAAGGACAGATTCAAGAGGGAACTTGATGGTATTCAAGTTGAGTTGCAAGCAACAGATCCTAGTGAAATGAGCTTTGACATCATAAAAGCACGAGCACTATAA
- the LOC101497516 gene encoding uncharacterized protein, with the protein MDRRRSTTRPVTLSSGSATATTTITIESSDRSSSSXXXXXXXXXXXXXXSSSQREQQQPEVLFLPLNRKKKKVSWKEGTVDNEFMQKKSSKKCCIFHKEKPFDEDDSDEDDVPHDSDKHPHDCCKNHEEASPSS; encoded by the coding sequence ATGGACAGGCGCAGGAGCACCACCCGACCAGTAACCTTATCTTCAGGTTCTGCTACTGCAACCACCACCATAACAATTGAAAGCTCAGATAGATCATCCTCTTCNNNNNNNNNNNNNNNNNNNNNNNNNNNNNNNNNNNNNNNNNNCTCTTCATCTCAGCGGGAACAACAGCAACCCGAAGTCCTTTTTCTCCCCCTCAATCGCAAGAAAAAGAAGGTGTCGTGGAAAGAGGGCACTGTGGACAATGAATTTATGCAGAAAAAGAGTTCCAAGAAGTGTTGTATCTTTCATAAAGAGAAGCCCTTTGATGAAGATGATAGCGATGAAGATGATGTACCACATGACTCTGATAAACATCCCCATGATTGTTGCAAGAATCACGAAGAAGCTAGCCCGAGCAGTTAG
- the LOC101498053 gene encoding small acidic protein 1-like, whose product MRAMDLFGEMEDQITSMAMDVDDVEQFEMLADGVIVTDHKLTDSDFFNSFQDDFDDADIN is encoded by the coding sequence ATGAGAGCAATGGATTTGTTCGGAGAGATGGAGGATCAGATAACGTCTATGGCGATGGACGTTGACGACGTCGAACAATTCGAGATGTTAGCCGATGGCGTTATCGTCACTGATCACAAACTCACCGATTCTGATTTCTTCAACTCCTTCCAAGACGATTTCGATGATGCGGATATAAATTAG
- the LOC101498390 gene encoding LOW QUALITY PROTEIN: uncharacterized protein (The sequence of the model RefSeq protein was modified relative to this genomic sequence to represent the inferred CDS: deleted 2 bases in 1 codon; substituted 1 base at 1 genomic stop codon): protein MGRYECAILVLVLLVEIAEICLCANSNVHCIEHERQALLEFKASFDEDSLTRLSSWKGNNCCQWEGIGCDNVTAHVVKLDLRNPCYTELVVHHPREDNVDYLSPYDNDYFDYLSPYDNDMANCLRLIAPNLNSSLLQLRYLTYLDLSGNDFNYSQIPMFLGSMGRLEYLSLSYAYFIGRIPISFGNLKNLRSLDLSYNFLDLQMNDDTSRITXLPIPVAFRNLSSIQLLYLSRNGFTSIPSWFNDLEKLTLFDLSYNGLHGQIPYAFTNLSSLVHLDLSWNYLHSISSLLFSNLKKLVHFDIGNNRFYGPIPEAFQNMTTSIEFFGLSDNNFTSVPSWFCKFDKLTHLDLSFNDLHGPIPDAFRNMFSIESLKLQGNSLTSIPSWLAQLKKLVTLDLNSNQLTLTECFLSSIITNMCHLKELDLSRNKLQGELMGQFELSGCIRYDLKFLDLSYNDISDRMPTWLEQLENLKYLDFSSNFLHGPIPLSIGKLSNLEELGLSENTLEGVLSSNIGQLINLIWLDLSSNKFHGSISQSLGKLTKLRYLNLSKNYFNGIIPQSLEKLAKLECLDLSNNYFNCLIPQSLGKLTNLWYLNLSNNSFNGVIPESLGQLVDLMYLHISSNKLNGTMFMEKEQATILPYLNLWELDLSHNQISGSLPKNIGHIMPSLGNLNLGSNLLNGSIPISFCQSMLFILDLSNNNLSGEIPNCWEDNQILYNINLSSNKLEGVFPSSFGSIYSLYWLHLNNNSLQGELPRSLGNLKQLLILDLGENHFFGSIPSSWTANTFPSLQILRLRQNMLSGNIPLQLCRFKSLKILDLSRNRLQGSIPRCIGYLQGMTLDKALYKANQKLVSMQPYKLIGKAPSPISINVIGLAAASPSVLKAAAPAEWYSQDVTEVMKGRELKYTKIVKLVVNMDLSENNLVGFIPDEITWLTELHGLNLSKNQLKGEIPKLIGDMKSLESLDMSHNHLSGTIPNTMSALTSLSHLNLSHNNLSGPIPLDNQFLTFDDPSIYAYNTYLCGSPLPNKCPGDISHGTSERKGDDEENESDVEKVCFYFVIAIGFASGLWGFIGTLWLKKNWRYAYFRWVEDVADDIYVTVVIKMGNIKKHMMRNHVQG from the exons aTGGGAAGATACGAATGTGCAATATTAGTACTTGTGCTGTTGGTTGAAATTGCAGAAATATGCTTATGTGCAAATTCAAATGTCCATTGTATAGAACATGAGAGGCAAGCCCTTCTCGAGTTCAAAGCATCTTTTGATGAAGATTCACTGACCAGGCTTTCCTCATGGAAAGGCAATAACTGTTGCCAATGGGAAGGCATTGGTTGTGACAATGTTACTGCCCATGTTGTCAAGCTTGATCTCAGGAATCCTTGTTACACAGAGCTTGTTGTTCACCACCCTCGTGAAGATAATGTTGACTATCTTTCCCCCTATGATAATGATTATTTTGACTATCTTTCCCCCTATGATAATGATATGGCAAATTGTTTGAGACTAATTGCTCCAAATCTCAACTCATCTTTGTTGCAATTGAGATACTTGACTTACTTGGACTTGAGCGGAAATGACTTCAATTACAGTCAAATTCCCATGTTCTTGGGTTCCATGGGACGCCTCGAGTATCTATCTCTCTCTTATGCTTATTTTATAGGAAGGATTCCCATCAGTTTCGGAAATCTGAAGAACCTACGCTCGCTTGATCTTAGCTACAATTTCCTTGATTTACAAATGAATGATGACACTAGTCGAATAACATGATTG CCAATTCCTGTTGCTTTTAGAAACTTGTCTTCCATTCAACTGCTATACCTTTCTAGAAACGGTTTCACTTCTATTCCATCATGGTTCAATGACTTGGAGAAACTTACCCTTTTTGACCTTTCTTACAATGGGCTTCATGGTCAAATACCTTATGCTTTCACCAACTTGTCATCACTTGTGCATCTCGATCTTTCTTGGAACTATCTTCATTCAATTTCATCATTGTTGTTCAGTAACCTAAAAAAGCTTGTGCATTTTGATATTGGAAACAATAGGTTCTACGGTCCAATACCCGAGGCTTTTCAAAACATGACTACTTCCATTGAATTCTTTGGCCTTTCAGACAACAACTTCACATCAGTTCCATCCTGGTTTTGCAAATTTGATAAACTTACCCATCTTGATCTTTCTTTCAATGACCTTCATGGTCCAATTCCTGATGCATTTCGAAATATGTTTTCCATTGAGTCCCTTAAACTTCAGGGAAATAGTTTAACTTCAATTCCATCATGGCTTGCCCAGCTCAAGAAACTTGTTACCCTCGATCTTAATAGTAATCAACTCACTCTCACAGAATGTTttctatcatcaatcataacaaaCATGTGTCACCTTAAAGAGTTAGATTTATCAAGAAACAAGCTTCAAGGGGAATTAATGGGACAATTTGAATTATCTGGATGCATTAGATATGATTTGAAGTTTCTAGATTTAAGTTATAATGATATAAGTGATCGCATGCCAACTTGGTTGGAGCAACTTGAAAATCTAAAGTACCTTGATTTTAGTTCAAATTTTCTCCACGGACCTATCCCTTTATCTATAGGAAAGTTGTCAAATTTGGAAGAACTAGGACTATCTGAGAATACATTGGAAGGGGTTCTTTCGAGTAATATTGGACAACTTATCAATTTAATTTGGTTAGATCTTTCTTCTAATAAGTTTCATGGTTCTATTTCACAAAGTCTGGGGAAACTTACAAAGTTGCGATATCttaatctttcaaaaaattattttaatggcATCATTCCTCAAAGTCTAGAGAAACTTGCAAAGTTAGAGTGTCTTGATCTttcaaacaattattttaattgccTCATTCCTCAAAGTCTGGGGAAACTTACAAACTTATGGTATCTTAATCTTTCAAACAATTCTTTTAATGGCGTCATTCCTGAAAGTCTTGGTCAACTTGTCGATTTGATGTATTTACATATTTCTTCAAACAAGTTGAATGGAACAATGTTTATGGAAAAAGAACAGGCTACAATTCTACCCTATTTAAATTTGTGGGAATTGGATCTCTCCCACAATCAAATCAGTGGTTCACTTCCAAAAAATATTGGCCATATAATGCCCTCTTTGGGGAACTTGAATCTTGGAAGTAACCTCTTAAATGGTTCAATACCAATCTCTTTTTGCCAAAGTATGTTGTTCATCCTCGACCTTTCAAACAACAACTTATCTGGTGAAATTCCAAATTGTTGGGAGGATAATCAAATATTGTACAACATAAATTTGTCTTCTAACAAACTAGAAGGTGTATTCCCAAGCTCATTTGGAAGTATTTACTCATTGTATTGGTTGCATTTGAACAATAATAGTCTTCAAGGGGAGCTTCCAAGGTCTCTAGGAAATCTTAAGCAATTGTTAATTTTGGATCTCGGGGAGAATCATTTTTTTGGGAGTATACCATCATCATGGACCGCAAACACATTTCCTTCATTGCAGATTCTTAGACTGCGACAAAACATGTTGAGCGGTAACATTCCCTTACAACTATGCCGATTCAAATCGCTAAAAATTTTGGACCTTTCTAGAAATAGATTACAAGGTTCAATACCTCGCTGCATAGGATATCTTCAAGGGATGACTTTGGACAAAGCATTATATAAAGCCAATCAAAAATTAGTTTCTATGCAACCATACAAGCTTATAGGAAAGGCTCCTAGTCCAATAAGCATAAACGTTATAGGGCTTGCTGCTGCATCTCCTTCTGTTCTTAAAGCTGCAGCTCCAGCCGAATGGT ataGTCAAGATGTCACCGAAGTCATGAAAGGAAGGGAACTTAAGTATACCAAAATCGTAAAACTTGTAGTCAACATGGACTTGTCGGAAAACAATTTGGTTGGATTCATTCCTGATGAAATCACTTGGCTCACAGAATTGCATGGCTTGAATTTGTCCAAAAATCAATTGAAAGGAGAGATTCCTAAGTTGATAGGAGACATGAAATCACTAGAATCATTGGATATGTCTCATAACCATCTTTCAGGCACAATACCAAACACCATGTCTGCATTAACTTCATTGAGTCATTTAAACTTGTCTCACAATAACCTTTCAGGACCAATTCCATTAGATAATCAATTTTTAACTTTTGATGACCCATCTATTTATGCTTACAACACATACTTATGTGGATCTCCACTCCCGAATAAGTGTCCTGGTGATATTTCGCATGGAACTTCTGAAAGAAAAGGTGATGATGAGGAAAATGAAAGTGATGTAGAAAAAGTGTGCTTTTACTTTGTGATAGCAATTGGATTTGCGAGTGGGTTATGGGGATTTATTGGAACTTTATGGTTGAAGAAGAATTGGAGGTATGCTTACTTCAGATGGGTGGAAGATGTTGCTGATGATATTTATGTGACAGTTGTAATAAAAATGGGGAATATAAAGAAGCATATGATGAGAAACCATGTCCAAGGGTGA
- the LOC101498730 gene encoding heavy metal-associated isoprenylated plant protein 39-like isoform X1: MAQQKVVLKVLTMIDDKTKKKAIEAVADIYGVDSIATDVQEQKLTVIGEMDTVAVVKKLKKVGKVDILSVGPAKEEKKEEKKEEKKEEKQEEKK, from the exons ATGGCTCAG CAGAAGGTGGTGTTAAAGGTCCTTACTATGATTGATGACAAAACTAAGAAGAAAGCAATTGAAGCAGTTGCAGATATCTATG GAGTTGATTCAATTGCCACAGATGTGCAGGAACAAAAGTTAACAGTGATTGGCGAAATGGATACAGTGGCAGTAGTAAAGAAGCTGAAGAAAGTAGGGAAGGTGGATATACTATCAGTTGGACCTGccaaagaagagaagaaagaggaaaagaaggaagagaaaaaagaagagaaacaggaggagaaaaaataa
- the LOC101498730 gene encoding heavy metal-associated isoprenylated plant protein 39-like isoform X2 → MAQKVVLKVLTMIDDKTKKKAIEAVADIYGVDSIATDVQEQKLTVIGEMDTVAVVKKLKKVGKVDILSVGPAKEEKKEEKKEEKKEEKQEEKK, encoded by the exons ATGGCTCAG AAGGTGGTGTTAAAGGTCCTTACTATGATTGATGACAAAACTAAGAAGAAAGCAATTGAAGCAGTTGCAGATATCTATG GAGTTGATTCAATTGCCACAGATGTGCAGGAACAAAAGTTAACAGTGATTGGCGAAATGGATACAGTGGCAGTAGTAAAGAAGCTGAAGAAAGTAGGGAAGGTGGATATACTATCAGTTGGACCTGccaaagaagagaagaaagaggaaaagaaggaagagaaaaaagaagagaaacaggaggagaaaaaataa
- the LOC101499257 gene encoding pentatricopeptide repeat-containing protein At1g55630-like — MNSIALLGVRKRVVHKISNYLIISRRLCNRSFDVNSEFECVEEPLKKIVSDFDSTLDERLHLNCDQKPFSLRQGFIDTVKVDAKRVLEILRQDGPGFDARLVLDELRIRPSGILVREVLLGILKNINSENKTRCAKLAYKFFVWCSQQEAYRHTANAYHLIMNIYAECEEFKAVWRLVDEMIEKDYPATARTFNILIRTCGEVGLAKTLMERFIKSKTFNYRPFKHSYNAILHSLLVLNQYKLIEWVYEQMLLDGFSSDVLTYNIVMYAKYRLGKVDQFHILLDEMERNGFSPDFHTYNILLHALGKGDKPLAALNLLNHMRETGIEPTVLHFTTLIDGLSRAGNLDACRYFFDEMRKNGCMPDVVAYTVMITGYVVAGELEKAQEMFQEMLSREQVPNVFTYNSIIRGLCMAGKFDEACSMLKEMENKGCSPNAVVYISLVSCLRNAGKVADAREVIRQMMETGKYTHLLSRFKGYKI; from the coding sequence ATGAATTCAATAGCCCTTTTAGGTGTAAGGAAAAGGGTTGTTCACAAAATTTCTAATTACTTGATTATTTCTCGGAGATTATGTAACCGTAGTTTTGATGTTAATAGTGAGTTTGAATGCGTTGAGGAGcctttgaaaaaaattgtttcagaTTTTGATTCTACTTTGGATGAAAGGCTTCATTTGAATTGCGATCAAAAGCCCTTTTCACTTAGACAAGGGTTTATAGATACTGTAAAGGTAGATGCTAAGAGGGTACTTGAGATTCTTAGACAAGATGGTCCTGGTTTTGATGCTAGGTTGGTTTTAGACGAGTTGCGAATACGACCTTCGGGGATTCTTGTCAGAGAGGTTCTCTTGGGAATTTTGAAGAACATTAATAGTGAGAATAAGACAAGGTGTGCAAAGCTGGCTTATAAGTTTTTTGTTTGGTGTAGTCAGCAGGAGGCTTACCGGCACACTGCGAATGCTTATCACTTGATTATGAACATATATGCTGAGTGCGAAGAGTTTAAGGCGGTGTGGAGGTTGGTTGATGAGATGATTGAGAAAGATTATCCGGCTACTGCTCgtacttttaatattttgattcgGACTTGCGGCGAGGTGGGCTTGGCTAAGACATTGATGGAGAGGTTCATAAAATCTAAGACCTTTAACTATAGGCCTTTTAAGCATTCTTATAACGCCATTCTACACAGTCTTCTTGTATTAAACCAGTACAAACTGATTGAGTGGGTTTATGAACAGATGTTGCTTGATGGTTTTTCCTCAGATGTTTTAACTTATAATATTGTCATGTATGCCAAGTACAGACTTGGAAAGGTGGATCAGTTCCACATACTTCTTGATGAGATGGAAAGAAATGGATTTTCTCCGGATTTTCAtacttacaacattcttcttcatGCTCTTGGTAAAGGGGACAAACCACTTGCAGCTCTTAATCTCTTAAATCACATGAGAGAAACAGGTATAGAGCCAACTGTACTTCATTTCACCACATTGATAGATGGACTCAGCAGAGCTGGGAATCTGGATGCTTGCAGATATTTTTTTGACGAAATGAGAAAGAACGGTTGCATGCCAGATGTGGTGGCTTACACTGTTATGATAACCGGATATGTAGTTGCCGGTGAGCTTGAGAAAGCGCAGGAAATGTTTCAAGAGATGCTTTCCAGGGAACAAGTCCCAAATGTTTTTACATACAATTCTATAATTCGAGGATTATGTATGGcaggaaaatttgatgaagcaTGCTCAATGCTCAAAGAAATGGAAAACAAAGGTTGTAGTCCAAATGCTGTTGTCTATATTTCATTAGTGAGTTGTTTGCGGAATGCTGGAAAGGTTGCTGATGCTCGTGAGGTGATAAGACAAATGATGGAGACGGGGAAGTATACCCACTTACTTTCAAGATTCAAAGGGTATAAGATATAG
- the LOC101500742 gene encoding low-temperature-induced 65 kDa protein-like yields MDSRVVIQSQVNENNDEQHSHKVDSQQVTHGAEEEHHSSDHEKKSVLNKVKAKARKIKDTIKKHGQHVVDHGNGHNNENQHSHDDGDLDEDNEMVEDTEVHEAPIYDSEDVKSATTSTAAFEQVESLGNSGNDFKGTKVMEEEPHYDPLVEGVSSTTEINQNIATDQDKTFAVEEKPGQFEANLERPIILEKYSKEQRNIPSDQTKDTDPSGAGIDEIKDITPLEESLERLNVHDEPKPTTEPKIQPSVADTEYSPAAARSHDQFVPHFSNATKTQTEYPHEPASTDINRKNQKIPSGYEESAVETQSKPKSYTDEIEIDEASKLGNDEKFEQQKSENASSNMSGSITEQGKNIAYSVTEKLAPVYGKVAEVGSAVKSKVYGTETKNEVQEDHEKGFTVKDNLVEKLRPSEEDKALSEVISEALLRNKGKEETLKKENGSFEESNVISPGKGVVDKVKDVVGSWFAKSGENQSQQGISEDLSKKKNYVEEVEQVGQVVDEGRKQE; encoded by the exons ATGGATTCAAGAGTAGTTATTCAAAGTCAAGTGAATGAGAACAACGATGAACAACACTCACATAAAGTTGATTCACAACAAG TGACACATGGTGCAGAAGAAGAACATCATTCTTCTGACCATGAGAAGAAGTCTGTTCTGAATAAGGTGAAGGCAAAGGCTAGGAAAATTAAGGATACAATTAAGAAGCATGGTCAACATGTAGTTGATCATGGTAATGGGCATAACAATGAAAATCAGCATAGTCATGATGATGGTGACTTGGATGAGGATAATGAAATGGTTGAAGACACAGAAGTTCATGAAGCACCAA TTTATGACAGTGAAGATGTTAAAAGTGCTACTACATCTACAGCAGCATTTGAGCAAGTTGAAAGTTTAGGAAATTCAGGAAATGATTTTAAAGGTACAAAAGTTATGGAAGAAGAACCACATTATGATCCACTGGTTGAAGGAGTTTCTTCAACTACTGAAATCAATCAAAACATAGCCACTGACCAAGACAAAACATTTGCTGTGGAAGAGAAGCCAGGGCAATTTGAGGCCAATTTAGAGAGGCCAATAATCTTGGAGAAATATTCTAAAGAGCAAAGAAATATTCCCAGTGATCAAACCAAAGACACTGATCCAAGTGGTGCAG GAATTGATGAAATAAAAGACATTACACCACTTGAGGAATCTCTTGAGAGATTGAATGTGCATGATGAGCCAAAACCTACCACAGAACCAAAAATTCAACCATCTGTTGCTGACACTGAATACTCTCCTGCTGCTGCTAGAAGCCATGATCAGTTTGTGCCACACTTCTCTAATGCAACAAAAACTCAAACTGAATATCCTCATGAACCAGCATCCACagatataaatagaaaaaaccAGAAAATTCCCTCAGGCTATGAAGAATCAGCAGTGGAGACACAATCAAAACCCAAAAGTTACAcagatgaaattgaaattgatgaaGCTTCTAAGCTAGGTAATGATGAGAAATTTGAGCAACAAAAAAGTGAGAATGCTTCTTCTAACATGTCAGGGTCCATTACAGAACAAGGAAAGAACATTGCTTATTCTGTTACTGAGAAACTAGCTCCTGTTTATGGAAAGGTTGCAGAGGTAGGAAGTGCAGTGAAATCCAAAGTGTATGGAACTGAAACAAAAAATGAGGTTCAAGAAGATCATGAAAAAGGGTTTACTGTGAAGGACAATTTGGTTGAGAAACTAAGGCCTAGTGAAGAAGATAAGGCACTTTCTGAGGTGATTTCAGAAGCTTTATTACGTAATAAAGGGAAAGAAGAGACATTGAAAAAAGAGAATGGAAGCTTTGAAGAGAGCAATGTGATTAGTCCAGGAAAAGGTGTGGTTGACAAGGTTAAGGATGTTGTTGGCTCTTGGTTTGCAAAATCTGGAGAGAATCAATCACAACAAG gaaTTAGTGAAGACTTatcaaagaagaaaaattatgttGAGGAAGTGGAACAAGTTGGCCAAGTTGTGGATGAAGGAAGAAAACAGGAGTAA